Proteins encoded in a region of the Campylobacteraceae bacterium genome:
- a CDS encoding acylneuraminate cytidylyltransferase family protein, with translation MSNDLKILCIIPARAGSKGVPKKNIKLINNKPLISYSLEVAQESKLINKIIVTSDSKDIVDLVNKDIVYAPFIRPSEFSQDNSTDKDYIKHTLKYLKDKEGYVPNYIVLLRPTTPLRNYTLVDEAINKFIDATSASSLRSAHLVPESPFKWFKIKNDCFEPICNEFSLEDTNKPRQYFDDVYLPNGYVDVLNSTFSDADLYGTDILSYITPLSYEIDSIEDFDYIEYLMKKAT, from the coding sequence GTGAGTAATGATTTGAAAATCCTTTGTATTATTCCAGCAAGAGCAGGAAGCAAAGGCGTTCCTAAAAAAAACATAAAATTAATAAATAATAAGCCACTTATTTCTTATAGCTTAGAGGTTGCACAAGAATCAAAATTAATAAATAAAATAATTGTGACAAGTGATTCTAAAGATATTGTTGATTTAGTGAATAAAGATATAGTATATGCCCCTTTTATAAGACCTTCCGAATTTTCACAAGATAATTCTACTGATAAAGACTATATAAAACACACTCTTAAATATTTAAAAGACAAAGAAGGTTATGTGCCAAATTATATTGTTTTATTAAGACCAACAACTCCTCTTAGAAATTATACTTTAGTTGATGAAGCAATAAATAAATTTATAGATGCAACTTCCGCTAGCAGTTTACGGTCTGCTCATTTAGTTCCTGAATCACCATTTAAATGGTTTAAAATAAAAAATGATTGTTTTGAACCTATTTGTAATGAATTTTCTTTAGAAGATACAAATAAACCAAGACAATATTTTGATGATGTTTATTTGCCAAATGGATATGTAGATGTTCTTAATTCTACTTTTAGTGATGCGGATTTATATGGAACAGATATTCTTAGCTACATTACTCCACTGAGCTATGAAATTGACTCAATAGAAGATTTTGATTATATTGAATATTTAATGAAAAAGGCTACTTAA
- a CDS encoding N-acetylneuraminate synthase family protein — protein MTINNHKIGKNDKVFIIAEIGTNHNGSFKNAIKMINQASELGVDCVKFQMRNLKELYTQDALDMTSSDLSTQYTMGLLEKFELNFEQYKELAVYSKSKNLIFMCTPWDKSSADLIETIGVPAFKTASADMTNFDLLEYLINKKLPLILSTGMSTKEEIDETVEFLTRHEADFALLHCNSTYPAPFKDINLRYIDKLKQYNIPVGYSGHERGIAVSIAAVAMGACIIERHFTLDRNMEGPDHTASLEFDDFKRLVNGIREVEISLGTSKDRVITQGELINRENLAKSIYAKRDIKDGEVFIKDMFEIKSPGQGLSPQYLNKIIGYKALRDIKKGKALFKSDLGGLIRAKKTYNFNRTWALPVRFHDINALMENTRPDSIEFHMSFKDLTEDLSQFLTREYACEYIVHAPELFENDHLLNLCSTNEAYRKLSISHLQRVIDKTLSMKKYFPKTKVPQVVVHCGGFTKDEIMPKEERPLHYKNLIASIKELDLTGIELLPENMAPFPWLFGGQRYQNIFIDPEEIIAFCEETGLRICQDISHSHLACNKFSWDHVEYTRKLAPYTNHYHISDGTGVDGEGIQVGEGNVDFENIYPVINSLSPNASFIPEVWQGHKNNGEGFWISLERMEGKL, from the coding sequence ATGACAATTAATAATCATAAAATTGGAAAGAATGACAAAGTATTTATAATTGCAGAAATTGGAACAAATCACAATGGTTCTTTCAAAAATGCAATTAAAATGATAAATCAAGCGAGTGAACTTGGTGTTGATTGTGTAAAATTTCAAATGAGAAATTTAAAAGAGTTATATACACAAGATGCGCTTGATATGACAAGTAGTGATCTATCTACTCAATATACAATGGGTTTATTGGAAAAGTTTGAATTGAACTTTGAGCAGTATAAAGAACTAGCAGTTTATTCAAAAAGTAAAAATCTTATTTTCATGTGTACTCCTTGGGACAAATCAAGTGCAGATTTAATTGAAACAATTGGGGTACCTGCATTTAAAACTGCATCAGCAGATATGACAAATTTCGATTTACTAGAATATTTGATTAATAAAAAATTGCCTTTGATTCTTTCAACCGGTATGAGTACAAAAGAAGAAATTGATGAAACAGTTGAGTTTTTAACAAGACATGAGGCTGATTTTGCACTATTACATTGTAACTCTACTTACCCAGCCCCCTTTAAAGATATAAACCTTCGATATATAGATAAATTAAAACAATACAATATTCCAGTAGGTTATTCTGGGCATGAACGAGGAATTGCTGTATCTATTGCAGCTGTTGCTATGGGTGCTTGTATTATTGAGAGGCACTTTACCTTGGATAGAAATATGGAAGGTCCTGATCATACGGCTAGTTTGGAATTTGATGATTTTAAAAGATTAGTTAATGGTATTCGTGAAGTTGAAATATCTTTGGGGACTTCAAAAGATAGAGTTATTACTCAAGGTGAATTGATTAATAGAGAAAACCTAGCAAAAAGTATTTATGCAAAAAGAGATATTAAAGATGGTGAAGTTTTTATAAAAGACATGTTTGAAATAAAAAGTCCAGGGCAGGGATTAAGTCCACAATATTTAAACAAAATCATTGGATATAAAGCATTACGAGATATAAAAAAAGGAAAAGCTCTTTTTAAATCTGATTTAGGTGGATTAATAAGAGCGAAAAAGACTTATAATTTTAATAGGACTTGGGCATTACCTGTACGATTTCATGATATTAATGCTTTGATGGAAAATACTAGACCAGATTCGATTGAATTTCATATGAGTTTTAAAGATTTAACTGAAGACTTATCACAATTTTTGACACGAGAATATGCTTGTGAATATATTGTTCATGCTCCAGAATTATTTGAGAATGATCACTTACTTAATTTGTGCTCAACTAATGAAGCGTATAGAAAACTATCTATTTCTCATTTGCAAAGAGTAATTGATAAAACACTAAGCATGAAAAAATATTTCCCTAAAACAAAAGTTCCTCAAGTTGTTGTTCATTGTGGAGGTTTTACAAAAGATGAAATTATGCCAAAAGAGGAAAGACCTCTTCATTATAAAAACTTGATAGCTTCAATTAAGGAACTAGATTTAACAGGAATAGAATTATTGCCTGAAAATATGGCTCCTTTTCCTTGGTTATTTGGAGGTCAACGATATCAAAATATTTTCATTGATCCAGAAGAAATCATTGCTTTTTGTGAAGAAACAGGTTTAAGAATTTGTCAAGATATTTCACATTCTCATTTAGCATGTAATAAATTTTCTTGGGATCATGTTGAATATACAAGAAAGTTAGCTCCTTATACAAATCATTATCATATTTCTGATGGAACAGGTGTTGATGGAGAAGGAATACAAGTAGGAGAAGGAAATGTGGATTTTGAGAACATTTATCCTGTTATTAATAGTTTATCTCCTAATGCTTCATTTATACCAGAAGTCTGGCAAGGGCATAAAAATAATGGGGAAGGTTTTTGGATAAGCTTAGAGAGAATGGAAGGAAAACTTTAG